A segment of the Actinomyces sp. oral taxon 171 str. F0337 genome:
CCGTCGTCGGGGGCCTGCTCATGTCCCAGGACTTCTCCCCCTACGCGACCTGGTCCGCCCTGCTGGAGACCTACGTGTCCTACCTGCTGCCCATCAGCACCGGCGGCATCATGGGCCTGATCGTCGAGCCCATGACCCCCTTGGCCTACCTGCTCACCGCCTGGGTGCCGGTCCTGGTGTGGCTCCTGACGATCCTGTGGGTGTGGCTGGCCCAGTCCGCTCCCGCCCGCACCCGGGTCTCCGACCGTGAGGAGCTCATCGACCTGGTGCGCAGCCGAGGCGCCGGGACCCTGGGGTGGATGCTCACCTGGGAGGGCAACGAGGCCTGGGTCAACGAGGCGGGCACAGCCGGCTTCTCCTACCGGCCCAACCGCGACGTCGCCCTGACGGTCGGGGATCCCGCCGCCAATGACGCCGATGTGGACCAGGCGGTGCGCGACTTCGCCGACTTCGCCACCGACGCCGGACTCATCCCGGCCCTCTACTCGGTGCACGCCCCGGCGATGGAGGCCGCCCGGGCCATGGGCTGGACGATCCTGCAGGTGGCCGAGGAGGCCGTCCTGGACCTGCCGGACCTGGCCTTCCGCGGCAAGGCCTACCAGGACGTGCGCACCGCCCTCAACCACGCCAAGAAGGAGGGCATCGAGGCGGTATGGACCACCTTCCGCGACTGCCCGGCCGGTCGGCGGGACCAGATCCGGGCCATCTCCCAGGCCTGGGCCAGTGACAAGCCGCTGCCGGAGATGGGTTTCACCCTGGGCGGCCTGGCCGAGCTCGACGACGCTGAGACGCGCCTGCTGCTGGCCGTCGACGCCGACGGCACCGTCCAGGGCGTCACCTCCTGGCTACCGGTCTACCGCGACGGGCGCGTCATCGGCCTGACCCTGGACTTCATGCGACGCCGTGAGGACGGTTTCCGCCCCGTCATGGAGTACCTCATCGGGCGCGCCGCTCAGGACGCCCAGGCCGAGGGCCTGGAGATCCTGTCCCTGTCCGGGGCGCCGCTGACCCGCTCCGCCCCGGCCGACGGCGGCGCCTCCTCACCCTTCGACCCGCTCCTGAACCTGCTGGCCTCCGTGCTGGAGCCGGCCTACGGCTTCGGCTCCCTGCACGCCTACAAGCGCAAGTTCAAGCCGCGCGCGGTGCCCATGTACCTGGCGGTTCCCGACCTGGTGGACCTGCCCACGGTGGGGATCGCCATCGCCCGGGCCTACCTGCCCGACCTCAAGCCCTCCCAGACGGCGCGTTTCGCCCACGTGCTCATGAACCGCGACTGACCGCCGGCTCCACACCCAGGTCCCCGCCCGGCCCTCGGCCCATGCACTGCAGACGCCGGGGCCGGCCGGCTCATCCCCCTCGGGTTGAGTCGGCCGGCCCCTGGGCGGTGCAGCCCGATCAGTGCGTCCTGGGCCTACTCGGGTCTAGTCGGCCTTGTCCTCGACGGCCGCGCGCCCGGCCTCCAGGCGGGCCACCGGCACACGGAAG
Coding sequences within it:
- a CDS encoding bifunctional lysylphosphatidylglycerol flippase/synthetase MprF encodes the protein MPSVSSTTTPPDAPEIVPSPASSSTPSPSSSSPAPAPQPSHLSAYARRAWRATRTWLAPAPAATTCAALTLIIGIVLLPWGPQGQIALSAYIHQPQRVWTLLTAWAVPGHLLPVTGSLMLLSIGVLLERLLGTRRWLATAAVSSAGGIVLAQALYPLIGRVWDAWSPYLIHAPIQGISLPTAGLVAASTSVMRPSWRRRTRLAMFAVLIVSAAVTGTVGALARLGAGIIGLIMGVVLERGQQSAPSQELPRRVERELVAFLVACWAVSCALAVVSNAAGPLADARYGLTPAILPEDAVIYPVEQLLMCMPALLQLVLADGLRRGRRSAAHGTIALQMFLGACAALFALVEKIGEQLPESAPTTTARLLHSWLRSGHLLVPLLLNIVVISLVVWKRSRFTLGSCPGVIRRAVVAWVLTLVGGAVLTVVGGLLMSQDFSPYATWSALLETYVSYLLPISTGGIMGLIVEPMTPLAYLLTAWVPVLVWLLTILWVWLAQSAPARTRVSDREELIDLVRSRGAGTLGWMLTWEGNEAWVNEAGTAGFSYRPNRDVALTVGDPAANDADVDQAVRDFADFATDAGLIPALYSVHAPAMEAARAMGWTILQVAEEAVLDLPDLAFRGKAYQDVRTALNHAKKEGIEAVWTTFRDCPAGRRDQIRAISQAWASDKPLPEMGFTLGGLAELDDAETRLLLAVDADGTVQGVTSWLPVYRDGRVIGLTLDFMRRREDGFRPVMEYLIGRAAQDAQAEGLEILSLSGAPLTRSAPADGGASSPFDPLLNLLASVLEPAYGFGSLHAYKRKFKPRAVPMYLAVPDLVDLPTVGIAIARAYLPDLKPSQTARFAHVLMNRD